The SAR324 cluster bacterium genome has a segment encoding these proteins:
- a CDS encoding chemotaxis protein CheW yields the protein MRNKAENDILPVLIVSVGGEKFAILVATIHEVVPLMTIEHIPGAPVFLEGFIDIRGDLYVVVDLSKYYFKRAREAYIRDNRIILASVHGKNLGFIVDEIITLDEWTPDMRQPGIMTEGIHALTGEIGKTMFGDIQVLNLDRILSEQELSLLARRNNL from the coding sequence ATGCGCAATAAAGCAGAAAATGATATTCTGCCAGTATTGATTGTGAGTGTTGGCGGTGAAAAATTTGCCATCTTGGTCGCGACCATTCATGAAGTTGTACCCCTGATGACTATTGAGCACATTCCAGGCGCTCCCGTGTTTCTGGAAGGGTTCATTGACATCCGTGGCGATCTGTATGTGGTCGTGGATTTGTCAAAATATTATTTCAAGCGTGCAAGAGAGGCTTATATCCGTGACAATCGCATCATCCTTGCGTCTGTTCACGGAAAGAATCTTGGCTTCATTGTCGATGAAATCATCACGCTCGATGAATGGACACCTGACATGCGACAACCAGGAATCATGACGGAGGGAATTCATGCGCTGACAGGTGAGATTGGTAAAACCATGTTTGGCGATATTCAGGTGTTAAATTTAGACAGAATTCTGTCAGAACAGGAACTGTCTC